One genomic region from Natrinema caseinilyticum encodes:
- the sucC gene encoding ADP-forming succinate--CoA ligase subunit beta produces MKLHEYQAKQVFADAGIPTPDSQLADDVAGVVAAAEEIGYPVAVKAQVQVGGRGKAGGIELADDEDEAREAAESILGMDLKGYHVDRVLVEGAVDFVNELYVGITMDRGEGKPVAMVSTKGGVNIEEVAEEDPEAIAREHIDPSFGMLPYQARRAVYDAGVEQSVARDVSSVLTTLYQLWDDKDGSDAEINPLMVTSDDEVVAADAVMNIDEDALFRQPELAEMEAEAAGGDELERMADEYDFDYVRLDGNVGIIGNGAGLVMTTLDLVDYYGGQPANFLDVGGGAKAARIANALDMVFSDDNVDSVVFNIFGGITRGDEVARGINEALEQFDEIPKPVVVRLAGTNWEEGMEILNEDLVTVEQTLEDAVQRAVAYAGEVADQ; encoded by the coding sequence ATGAAATTACACGAGTACCAGGCGAAGCAGGTCTTCGCCGATGCCGGGATTCCAACACCGGATTCCCAACTCGCGGACGACGTAGCCGGCGTCGTCGCCGCGGCCGAGGAGATCGGGTATCCGGTAGCGGTCAAGGCGCAGGTACAGGTCGGTGGTCGCGGGAAGGCAGGCGGGATCGAACTCGCCGACGATGAGGACGAGGCCCGCGAGGCGGCCGAGTCGATACTCGGGATGGACCTGAAGGGATATCACGTCGATCGGGTTCTGGTCGAAGGAGCGGTCGACTTCGTGAACGAACTCTACGTCGGAATCACGATGGACCGCGGCGAAGGGAAACCCGTCGCGATGGTCTCGACCAAGGGCGGCGTCAACATCGAGGAAGTCGCCGAGGAGGACCCCGAAGCGATCGCCCGCGAGCACATCGACCCGTCCTTCGGGATGCTCCCCTATCAGGCCCGAAGAGCGGTCTACGACGCCGGCGTCGAGCAGTCCGTCGCGCGTGACGTCTCGAGCGTTCTCACGACACTCTATCAGCTCTGGGACGACAAGGACGGCTCCGATGCCGAGATCAATCCGCTGATGGTCACGAGCGACGACGAGGTCGTCGCGGCCGACGCCGTGATGAACATCGACGAGGACGCGCTCTTTCGCCAGCCGGAACTCGCCGAAATGGAGGCGGAAGCCGCCGGCGGCGACGAACTCGAACGGATGGCCGACGAGTACGACTTCGACTACGTCCGACTGGACGGGAACGTCGGCATCATCGGTAACGGTGCGGGGCTCGTGATGACGACGCTCGACCTGGTCGACTACTACGGCGGCCAGCCCGCTAACTTCCTGGACGTCGGCGGCGGCGCGAAGGCCGCTCGGATCGCGAACGCACTCGACATGGTGTTCTCGGACGACAACGTCGACAGCGTCGTCTTCAACATCTTCGGCGGGATCACCCGCGGTGACGAAGTCGCCCGCGGTATCAACGAGGCCCTAGAGCAGTTCGACGAGATACCCAAGCCGGTCGTCGTTCGACTGGCCGGGACCAACTGGGAGGAAGGCATGGAAATTCTCAACGAGGACCTCGTGACGGTCGAACAGACCCTGGAAGACGCGGTTCAGCGTGCCGTCGCCTACGCTGGGGAGGTGGCCGACCAATGA